A window of Saccopteryx leptura isolate mSacLep1 chromosome 5, mSacLep1_pri_phased_curated, whole genome shotgun sequence contains these coding sequences:
- the DEFB124 gene encoding beta-defensin 124, translating into MTQLLLLTVSLLVLGHVPPGRSEFKRCWMGQGACRTYCMRQETYMHLCPDASLCCLPYGIKPPVPPKPENV; encoded by the exons ATGACACAGCTGCTTCTGCTCACGGTGTCTCTCCTGGTCCTGGGTCACGTGCCACCAG GGAGAAGTGAATTCAAACGGTGCTGGATGGGCCAGGGAGCCTGCCGGACTTACTGCATGAGGCAAGAAACCTACATGCACCTGTGCCCAGACGCCTCCCTGTGCTGCCTCCCCTACGGAATCAAGCCGCCGGTGCCCCCGAAGCCAGAGAATGTGTAG